GGAAACCCGGGCTTGAGCTTATCATAAATCCAGGACGCAGTCGGGTGGCTTGTTGTAGATTTTAAAATACCTAAAATTTTTTGCCGCTGTTTGCTTTTACGGTATTTCTTTTCTTGCAAGGTATTCATAACCAGTTCATTTCCTTATTCTTAAACGCTGAAGCTGCTGCCACAGCCGCATGTTCTCTGGGCGTTCGGATTGACAAAATTGAATCCCGTGCCGGTTAGCCCGTCGGAAAAATCAAGCTGCGTTCCGTTCAAATAAATAGCGCTTTTGGGATCCATGAAAAACTTCACGCCGTCAAATTCCATAATTTTATCATCCGCACGAGGTTCTTTTACAAAGTCCAGAACGTAAGACAACCCCGAGCAGCCCCCGCCCTTTACTCCGACGCGCAAGCCTCCATTTTCATCGGGGTGATCTTTCGCCATGAGTTTCTTAACCTCAGCGATTGCTTTAGGTGTAACTGAAATCATCATTTTCTCCTAATTTAGATTTATTAAAGCAACGTTATCCCGCTGCATGTCAAGTTCGTTATTTATATCCGCCAGAGTAATCCCCGACAAAAATATTTTGAATTGTTCTTGAATCACATGAAACGGATCGCTAATATTGCAATTCTCCAGTTGCCTGCAGTTACAATTGGGATCTGTAACACACTCAACGAGCCCAACCGGCCCTTCAATCGATTCAATGATTTCCGAAAGCGAAATCTTATTGGCATCTTTCGCCAAAACATAACCGCCATGCGCCCCCTGACACGAACTGACCATACCTTTGCGCGCCAGCCTTTGCAGGATTTTAGCCATAATCTCAGTAGAAATGTTGTAGCGCCCGGCAATTTCTTTGGCACTGGTCACGGTATCCCCCGGTTGATTCAGCATGTGCTTCAGTGCGATAATACCGTATT
The window above is part of the candidate division KSB1 bacterium genome. Proteins encoded here:
- a CDS encoding iron-sulfur cluster assembly accessory protein; protein product: MISVTPKAIAEVKKLMAKDHPDENGGLRVGVKGGGCSGLSYVLDFVKEPRADDKIMEFDGVKFFMDPKSAIYLNGTQLDFSDGLTGTGFNFVNPNAQRTCGCGSSFSV
- a CDS encoding Rrf2 family transcriptional regulator, encoding MLRMTKKSEYGIIALKHMLNQPGDTVTSAKEIAGRYNISTEIMAKILQRLARKGMVSSCQGAHGGYVLAKDANKISLSEIIESIEGPVGLVECVTDPNCNCRQLENCNISDPFHVIQEQFKIFLSGITLADINNELDMQRDNVALINLN